One window of the Halobacillus litoralis genome contains the following:
- a CDS encoding sugar phosphate isomerase/epimerase family protein, protein MKLGVFTVLFSDQSFEEMLDHAKASGLKAVEIGTGGYPGNAHCNVDELLESEAKREEYLGKVQERGLTISAFSCHGNPISPDQTFAQESHDAFVKSVKLANLMGVPVVNTFSGTPGGHENDTAPNWPVTPWPPEYSDVLEWQWNEKLIPYWKEQGEFAEEYGVKIGLELHAGFLVHTPYTMLKLREATSDSIGANLDPSHLWWQGIEPVAAIKILGKENAIHHFHAKDTYIDQDNVNMYGLTDMQNYANVQTRAWSFRSVGYGHGIQEWSNIISALRTYGYDHVVSIEHEDPIMSINEGFNQAVKNLKAVLIEEPAAEMWWA, encoded by the coding sequence ATGAAATTAGGCGTATTTACCGTTTTGTTCTCTGATCAGTCTTTTGAAGAAATGCTGGACCATGCTAAAGCATCCGGATTGAAAGCTGTAGAAATCGGCACAGGGGGCTATCCGGGGAATGCTCACTGTAATGTAGACGAATTGTTGGAAAGTGAAGCGAAGCGTGAGGAATATTTGGGGAAAGTTCAGGAACGCGGCTTGACTATCAGTGCTTTCAGCTGTCACGGGAACCCGATTTCCCCTGATCAAACGTTCGCTCAAGAATCTCATGATGCATTCGTCAAATCCGTAAAGCTGGCCAATTTGATGGGTGTTCCAGTCGTAAATACATTCTCTGGCACCCCTGGTGGTCATGAAAACGACACAGCACCAAACTGGCCGGTGACTCCATGGCCGCCGGAATATTCGGATGTGTTAGAATGGCAATGGAATGAGAAATTGATTCCATATTGGAAAGAACAAGGGGAATTTGCTGAAGAATATGGTGTTAAAATCGGCCTTGAATTGCATGCAGGCTTCCTTGTACATACACCATACACGATGCTGAAACTGCGCGAAGCTACGAGTGACAGCATTGGTGCAAACTTAGACCCGAGTCATCTATGGTGGCAGGGAATCGAGCCTGTGGCAGCTATCAAGATTTTGGGTAAAGAAAATGCCATCCACCATTTCCACGCGAAAGACACGTATATCGACCAGGATAATGTGAATATGTACGGACTTACAGATATGCAGAACTATGCAAATGTCCAAACACGGGCATGGAGTTTCCGCTCAGTCGGGTATGGACACGGAATACAGGAATGGTCGAATATCATCAGTGCACTAAGGACCTACGGCTATGATCATGTCGTAAGTATCGAGCACGAAGACCCGATCATGTCTATTAATGAAGGATTCAACCAGGCGGTCAAAAACCTGAAAGCCGTATTGATTGAAGAGCCAGCGGCAGAAATGTGGTGGGCTTAA
- a CDS encoding Gfo/Idh/MocA family protein: MTKLKIAVIGCGSIAQNRHLLEYEASDHVEITAVCDIVEERAREIAQKYEAKSYTSYEELLDQETIDAVSVCLPNYLHAPVSIAALNAGCHVLCEKPMATSKEEAEEMIQAAEKNGRKLMIAHNQRFVPSHVKAKELIETGSLGKVYSFRTAFGHGGPEGWSAEGEDSWFFKKDQAFIGAMGDLGVHKADLLRYILGEEFVDVAGFIENNAKDKITVDDNAVCILRSESGVVGTMAASWAYNPQEDNSTVIYGEKGTLRLEDDPVYSLVAQYTNGDTVNYQLGKIQSNEDGGQSDSGVIDHFVDSILNDKEPLITGQEGLKSLEVILGALRSGETRQISSLERVSK, translated from the coding sequence ATGACAAAACTTAAAATTGCTGTAATCGGTTGTGGAAGCATTGCTCAAAATCGTCACTTGTTAGAATATGAGGCTAGTGATCATGTGGAAATCACAGCCGTTTGCGATATCGTGGAAGAACGCGCACGAGAAATTGCTCAAAAATACGAAGCAAAATCCTACACAAGCTATGAAGAACTTTTAGATCAAGAGACTATAGATGCTGTGAGTGTTTGTTTGCCGAACTATTTGCACGCACCTGTGTCGATTGCTGCTCTGAACGCTGGATGCCATGTCCTTTGTGAAAAGCCGATGGCCACTTCTAAAGAGGAAGCGGAAGAAATGATCCAGGCAGCTGAAAAGAATGGCCGGAAATTGATGATTGCCCACAATCAGCGGTTCGTACCGTCTCATGTAAAAGCAAAAGAACTGATTGAAACCGGTTCTCTCGGAAAAGTGTACAGTTTCCGTACGGCATTCGGCCATGGGGGTCCGGAAGGTTGGAGTGCTGAAGGAGAAGATAGCTGGTTTTTCAAAAAAGATCAGGCATTCATCGGTGCCATGGGGGATCTCGGAGTACATAAAGCAGATTTGCTTCGTTACATCCTCGGTGAAGAATTCGTCGATGTTGCAGGTTTTATTGAAAACAATGCGAAAGATAAGATCACGGTTGATGATAACGCGGTTTGTATTCTCCGTTCAGAGTCCGGAGTTGTAGGTACGATGGCGGCAAGCTGGGCATATAACCCGCAAGAAGACAACTCGACCGTCATTTATGGAGAGAAAGGAACATTGCGTTTAGAAGATGATCCAGTTTACTCTCTTGTCGCTCAATATACGAATGGAGACACGGTCAATTATCAATTAGGAAAGATCCAGTCGAATGAAGATGGCGGGCAGAGTGACTCCGGTGTCATCGATCATTTTGTTGACAGCATTCTTAATGACAAAGAACCATTGATTACAGGACAGGAAGGATTGAAGTCCTTAGAAGTCATTCTTGGCGCGCTTCGTTCTGGTGAAACGAGACAGATCAGCAGCCTGGAGAGGGTTTCTAAATGA
- a CDS encoding ThuA domain-containing protein, producing MNVLVWNENRHEKENQVVGDIYPEGIHGAIAEFLGEDHGNVKTATLDEKEHGLTDEVLADTDVLVWWGHKAHDEVEDDIAEKVKQRVLDGMGLVVLHSAHFSKPFKKLMGTSCDLKWREADEKERIWVVEPTHPITEGIGEFIEIEKEEMYGEHFDIPTPDELIFLSWFEGGEVFRSGATFRRGRGKVFYFRPGHETYPTYYNKEVQTVIRNGVKWVNNTETPTPVYGNAQPLEEISNKS from the coding sequence ATGAATGTACTCGTATGGAATGAAAACCGTCATGAAAAAGAAAACCAGGTCGTTGGAGATATTTATCCTGAAGGGATCCACGGGGCTATTGCTGAATTCTTAGGAGAAGATCACGGAAATGTCAAAACAGCGACATTAGATGAAAAAGAACATGGTCTCACAGACGAAGTGCTTGCTGACACGGATGTCCTCGTATGGTGGGGACATAAGGCACATGACGAAGTGGAAGATGATATCGCTGAAAAGGTGAAGCAGCGTGTCCTTGACGGAATGGGACTTGTGGTCCTTCACTCGGCGCATTTCTCAAAACCGTTCAAAAAGCTGATGGGTACCTCCTGTGATTTGAAGTGGCGTGAAGCAGACGAGAAAGAACGGATTTGGGTCGTCGAACCGACACACCCGATAACAGAAGGAATCGGCGAATTTATTGAAATTGAAAAAGAAGAAATGTATGGCGAGCACTTCGATATCCCGACACCGGATGAATTGATTTTCCTCAGCTGGTTTGAGGGGGGGGAAGTTTTCCGGAGTGGTGCTACCTTCCGACGCGGGAGAGGGAAAGTCTTTTATTTCCGCCCTGGACATGAAACATATCCGACTTATTACAACAAGGAAGTGCAAACAGTCATTAGAAATGGTGTGAAATGGGTGAACAACACCGAAACACCTACACCTGTCTATGGGAATGCTCAACCTTTAGAAGAAATTTCAAATAAATCGTAA
- a CDS encoding YesL family protein has product MNQTSGIKGGLYAVSEWIMRFSLTNLQWALFNLPVALLLLSLLNISRTSDLWYLLPPLAILTPFIFFPATTAMFAKAREWVRKDHKETPDQSFFSYYKENYAGSLKGGLVLTVLWGILIADISYFSTSSPLLMNIFFVLGILLFVFTINFFSVKVHFAMSVRDVLKQAFLITFVSPILFLTVSISCGFILMISLYIFPLIIPIFSGSIIAFLSFSAFYRLYLKMNDKEKNG; this is encoded by the coding sequence ATGAATCAAACATCAGGAATCAAAGGTGGTCTTTATGCTGTAAGTGAATGGATCATGAGATTTTCGCTCACAAATCTGCAATGGGCATTGTTCAATTTGCCGGTTGCACTTCTATTGTTGAGCTTATTGAACATCAGCAGGACGAGCGATCTCTGGTACTTGCTTCCACCACTAGCTATCCTCACCCCTTTCATCTTCTTTCCTGCTACCACGGCGATGTTTGCGAAAGCACGTGAATGGGTGAGAAAAGATCACAAGGAAACACCTGACCAATCTTTTTTCAGTTACTACAAAGAGAATTATGCAGGAAGCCTCAAAGGTGGGCTTGTATTGACAGTGTTGTGGGGGATTTTAATCGCTGATATCTCCTATTTCTCAACAAGCAGTCCACTGCTCATGAACATCTTCTTCGTTCTGGGGATTCTTTTGTTCGTATTCACCATCAATTTCTTCTCAGTGAAGGTCCACTTTGCTATGAGTGTGAGGGATGTGCTGAAGCAGGCTTTTTTGATTACTTTTGTCAGCCCGATCCTATTTCTGACTGTGAGCATCAGTTGTGGATTCATCCTGATGATCAGCCTTTATATTTTTCCTTTGATCATCCCGATCTTCTCTGGCAGCATCATCGCCTTTCTGTCTTTTTCAGCGTTCTACCGCTTATATCTAAAAATGAATGATAAGGAAAAAAATGGATGA
- a CDS encoding glycosyltransferase family 2 protein, with product MRIAVLLPCYNEEQTIGEVIEDFRKELPEADIYVYDNNSKDRTSEVAAEHGAIVKKEMRQGKGHVVRSMFRDIDADYYVMADGDRTYPAKFVHQLLEPLRRQEANIVIGDRLSNGTYVEENKRKFHNLGNNLVRGLINFLYKSDLKDIMTGYRAFDRLFVKSMPVMSPGFEIETEMTIHTLDKRFSIKEIPIDYQDRPEGSESKLNTFSDGYKVLNKIFTLFKEYKPMLFFSFWSIILLVLGLAAGIPVLVEFANTGFITKVPSAILAVGLVILSVLSFGCGLILDTVAANFKKQFEWELNKIKQDMKDDFK from the coding sequence GTGAGGATAGCTGTTCTTTTACCTTGTTATAATGAGGAACAAACCATTGGTGAAGTTATAGAAGATTTCAGAAAAGAATTACCAGAAGCAGACATTTATGTTTATGACAATAATTCAAAAGATCGTACATCAGAAGTCGCTGCCGAGCATGGGGCGATTGTGAAAAAAGAAATGCGCCAGGGAAAAGGACACGTTGTACGCTCAATGTTCAGAGATATTGATGCGGATTACTATGTCATGGCTGATGGCGACCGTACTTACCCGGCCAAATTTGTCCATCAATTGTTAGAGCCATTGAGACGCCAGGAAGCGAACATCGTCATCGGGGACCGGTTATCCAACGGGACGTATGTAGAAGAGAATAAGAGAAAATTCCATAACCTTGGGAATAACCTCGTCCGCGGACTCATCAACTTCCTTTATAAAAGTGATTTAAAAGACATCATGACCGGCTACCGTGCATTTGACCGGCTGTTCGTCAAATCCATGCCAGTGATGAGCCCAGGGTTTGAGATTGAAACAGAAATGACGATCCACACGCTTGATAAAAGATTTTCTATCAAGGAAATTCCGATCGACTATCAAGACCGCCCTGAAGGAAGCGAATCCAAGCTCAACACCTTCAGTGATGGTTATAAAGTGTTGAACAAAATCTTCACTTTATTCAAAGAATATAAACCGATGTTATTCTTCTCTTTCTGGTCGATCATTCTATTGGTATTGGGATTAGCAGCAGGAATCCCTGTCCTTGTGGAATTCGCAAACACTGGATTTATTACAAAAGTTCCTTCAGCGATTCTTGCCGTAGGGCTCGTTATTCTATCCGTGTTATCTTTCGGCTGTGGATTGATTCTAGATACCGTAGCTGCAAACTTCAAGAAACAGTTTGAATGGGAATTGAATAAAATCAAACAAGATATGAAGGACGATTTTAAATGA
- a CDS encoding Gfo/Idh/MocA family protein, which translates to MSRLRMGMIGVGGIAQGRHIPSFLELKDKVVLSAVQDVNEERAKEVAEKYNIPQVFSEYEEMFKEVDAVTICTPNKFHAEISIAALEAGVHVLCEKPMAITTAECEAMMEAARRNNRLLSIAYHYRYTPEAQLAKKAVLNNEIGDPLVTRVQAMRRRKVPGWGVFTNKDLQGGGSLIDFGCHLLDLALWLLDDPKPVEVMGKTYDRLSKTPGQVNDWGPFDHETFNVDDHVTSYITFENGESMQFECSWAANIKEDHTSLTISGVDGGVSVYPFELYQAKYGALLDSTAKIREGEPSPGLIQAGNFVDSCLGEDELIVKPEQALKVTKLMEAIYESSQKGSSVKFN; encoded by the coding sequence ATGAGTCGGTTAAGAATGGGAATGATCGGAGTAGGGGGAATTGCCCAGGGGAGGCATATTCCCTCTTTCCTTGAATTAAAAGATAAAGTCGTTTTGAGTGCAGTGCAGGATGTGAACGAAGAGCGGGCGAAAGAAGTGGCTGAGAAATATAACATCCCACAAGTATTCAGTGAGTACGAAGAAATGTTCAAAGAAGTGGATGCAGTCACTATCTGTACTCCGAATAAGTTTCACGCAGAAATCTCGATCGCTGCGCTCGAGGCAGGTGTCCATGTTTTATGCGAAAAACCGATGGCGATTACAACAGCGGAGTGTGAAGCCATGATGGAAGCGGCCAGGAGAAATAACCGCCTGCTTTCAATTGCTTATCACTACCGTTACACACCAGAAGCTCAGCTTGCGAAAAAGGCGGTGCTGAATAATGAAATCGGTGATCCGTTAGTAACGAGAGTGCAAGCGATGCGGAGGCGGAAGGTCCCTGGCTGGGGTGTTTTCACTAATAAAGACTTGCAAGGTGGTGGCAGCTTGATCGATTTCGGTTGTCATTTACTTGATTTAGCGTTATGGCTGCTGGATGATCCGAAACCTGTAGAAGTGATGGGGAAAACATACGACCGGTTGAGTAAAACGCCAGGACAAGTCAATGATTGGGGGCCCTTCGATCACGAAACCTTCAATGTGGATGATCACGTAACGAGTTACATTACCTTTGAAAACGGGGAGTCCATGCAGTTCGAATGTTCATGGGCGGCCAATATCAAAGAAGATCATACCTCATTGACCATATCTGGTGTGGACGGTGGAGTCAGTGTCTATCCCTTTGAACTCTATCAAGCGAAATATGGAGCGCTTCTTGATAGTACGGCAAAAATCAGAGAAGGTGAGCCAAGTCCTGGGCTTATCCAGGCGGGCAACTTCGTGGATAGTTGTTTAGGAGAAGACGAACTGATCGTTAAACCAGAGCAGGCGCTCAAAGTGACGAAGTTGATGGAAGCCATTTATGAAAGCAGTCAAAAAGGTTCAAGTGTGAAATTTAACTAA
- a CDS encoding EamA family transporter yields MVTIKWILVVALFTLFGAIGGYFFKKATTHGFALNGFFIKHLFIGGSFYGAGAILNIITLNYLPYTIVFPLTSITYVWTLLLSYFFLQEIITFKKVIGVTFIIAGSFLLIL; encoded by the coding sequence GTGGTGACAATTAAATGGATTCTGGTTGTCGCTCTCTTCACTTTATTCGGTGCCATCGGCGGGTATTTTTTCAAGAAGGCTACGACTCATGGATTTGCCCTCAACGGCTTTTTCATTAAACATTTGTTCATAGGCGGAAGTTTCTATGGTGCAGGGGCGATATTGAATATCATTACACTCAATTATCTCCCTTACACCATCGTTTTCCCTCTTACATCTATCACATATGTGTGGACATTGTTGTTATCGTATTTCTTTCTGCAAGAAATCATCACGTTCAAGAAAGTGATCGGCGTCACTTTCATCATCGCAGGTTCATTCCTGCTGATCCTATAA
- the hutH gene encoding histidine ammonia-lyase, whose product MIELTGSDLTIEQMKAICFEQEPVTLSEQSLIDVRASRETVEEIVQKGHTVYGINTGFGKLSDVRVRSEDVNDLQHHLIRSHACGVGEPFPEIVSRAMVVLRLNALMKGLSGVREVVVKRLKDLINLGIHPRIPSQGSLGASGDLAPLAHLALVLMGEGKVFYKGDTYETKEVYEQLSIPPLPLKAKEGLALINGTQAMTAVGVINMIEAKQLALQCDWISAMTLEALEGIRDAFHPSIHEARGYPEQMEVAARIRRLIHGSQLVTYQGEKRVQDAYSLRCIPQVHGATWQTLHYVREKLTIEMNAATDNPLILEDGKVVVSGGNFHGQPIALAMDFLKIAMSELANISERRVERLVNPQLNDFPAFLSVNPGLQSGLMIVQYVAASLVSENKTLAHPASVDSIPSSANQEDHVSMGTIGARHASSVIGNSYKVLAIELICSMQALEFRGVERASPLARQLWEAARTVVPEITEDRVFSTDIENLAAWLKGDFFDWKKWSSVHEGGSSYVDNA is encoded by the coding sequence ATGATTGAATTGACGGGAAGTGACCTTACCATTGAGCAGATGAAAGCTATTTGTTTTGAACAGGAACCTGTCACATTGTCCGAACAGAGTCTTATTGACGTAAGGGCAAGCAGAGAGACAGTTGAAGAGATCGTGCAAAAAGGGCATACAGTTTATGGCATTAACACAGGATTCGGCAAGTTGAGTGATGTAAGGGTAAGAAGTGAGGATGTCAATGACTTGCAGCATCATTTAATCCGTTCTCACGCCTGTGGAGTCGGCGAACCTTTTCCTGAAATCGTCAGCAGGGCGATGGTTGTTCTGCGCTTGAATGCTCTTATGAAGGGTCTTTCAGGGGTGCGGGAAGTGGTTGTGAAACGCCTGAAGGATTTGATCAACCTGGGGATCCATCCGAGAATCCCATCACAGGGTTCATTGGGAGCATCGGGCGATTTGGCGCCATTGGCTCATTTAGCTCTTGTGTTGATGGGTGAGGGCAAGGTTTTTTACAAAGGGGATACTTACGAGACGAAAGAGGTGTATGAACAGCTTTCGATACCACCACTGCCTTTGAAAGCTAAAGAAGGGTTAGCGTTGATCAACGGGACTCAGGCGATGACGGCTGTAGGTGTGATCAATATGATCGAAGCAAAACAACTCGCATTGCAGTGTGATTGGATTTCCGCGATGACCCTTGAAGCGTTGGAAGGAATACGCGACGCTTTTCATCCGAGTATCCATGAAGCCCGGGGATATCCCGAACAAATGGAAGTGGCAGCACGCATCCGCCGCTTGATCCATGGAAGTCAGCTCGTTACGTATCAAGGGGAAAAAAGGGTGCAGGATGCCTATTCCCTCCGCTGTATTCCACAAGTACACGGAGCGACATGGCAGACACTCCACTATGTCAGGGAAAAGTTGACGATTGAAATGAATGCAGCTACAGATAACCCACTTATTTTAGAAGATGGAAAAGTGGTCGTGTCTGGCGGCAACTTCCACGGTCAGCCGATTGCCCTGGCTATGGATTTTTTGAAAATAGCGATGAGTGAATTAGCCAATATTTCAGAACGGAGGGTCGAACGGCTCGTCAATCCGCAGCTGAACGATTTCCCGGCTTTTCTAAGTGTGAATCCAGGGCTGCAATCCGGCTTGATGATCGTCCAATATGTCGCGGCTTCACTCGTTTCTGAAAATAAAACGCTCGCCCACCCGGCAAGCGTCGATTCGATTCCATCATCAGCCAACCAGGAAGATCATGTAAGTATGGGGACGATTGGAGCGAGGCATGCTTCCAGCGTCATTGGAAACAGCTATAAGGTTTTGGCGATTGAACTGATTTGCAGCATGCAGGCATTAGAATTCCGAGGTGTGGAACGTGCTTCCCCATTGGCGAGGCAATTATGGGAAGCCGCCAGGACCGTGGTGCCTGAAATCACCGAAGATCGGGTTTTTTCAACAGATATAGAAAATTTGGCCGCATGGTTGAAAGGTGATTTTTTTGATTGGAAGAAATGGAGTTCTGTTCACGAAGGAGGAAGTTCATATGTCGACAACGCGTAA
- a CDS encoding DUF6020 family protein, whose translation MNRTMIFLLSSLGFSLWSTVALISLYQSISETSPIIITFTFVFFFVVGLFMLFSINKNQADFTRFIKRKSISSFSAVFSFVLLISLRDSSTPIIEPPFLFGLFTLAGSFLVLFLCVSWLIFFLSNMSAAGGEHEVSKWKVLVYAIPPILGWLIYLIAYYPGTMTPDSLLHWEQIHTYDFSNWHPVVYTWYIMLLTSIWKTPAIVALSQIVILALFGGYGAYRLEKSGLSTTWVWIGVLLFSAYPLNGIFPIAIWKDIFFSGFIFLFTILIYNIVSTNGRWLHSPWHLMILAINALAIALMRSNGLPIFAVMAVLLLIVYRAYLLRLFVTVLFVVTCYFLITGPLFNYMEVRGTDPNEALSIPTQQFAHIISEDGDLTQEQRAYLDDIFPLELWEENYDPYITNPIKFSGKYDKDVIFDDFGYYLKTWASVVSNNFGLAVEAYLDQTSIIWQINQPEDGYTSTYARNVYLYNDYDLKTDPLHSGVYKVVNSYLEKIKTYLLEPLLRPAFYTAIILLAGTVLTIRNGAKALLIILPVLLNTGTMLLATPAQDFRYQFANVLVAFIMVGVMFIKFDSNKKKVQHE comes from the coding sequence ATGAACCGAACTATGATTTTTTTACTTTCCAGTCTCGGTTTCAGTTTGTGGAGTACGGTTGCACTCATTTCCCTTTATCAAAGCATAAGTGAAACATCACCGATCATCATCACTTTCACTTTCGTATTTTTTTTCGTTGTGGGTCTCTTTATGTTATTTTCCATCAACAAAAACCAGGCGGATTTCACCCGTTTTATTAAAAGAAAATCAATATCCAGCTTTTCAGCAGTTTTTTCATTCGTTCTGCTGATCAGCTTAAGGGATTCCTCTACTCCTATTATAGAGCCTCCTTTTCTGTTTGGTCTCTTTACTTTAGCAGGGTCATTCCTTGTATTGTTCCTCTGTGTTTCATGGCTGATTTTCTTTTTATCCAACATGTCAGCAGCAGGGGGAGAGCATGAGGTTTCGAAATGGAAGGTCCTCGTATATGCTATCCCCCCTATTCTTGGCTGGCTTATCTACTTAATCGCTTACTATCCAGGTACAATGACACCAGATTCACTTCTGCATTGGGAGCAGATTCATACCTATGATTTCAGTAATTGGCATCCTGTAGTGTACACGTGGTACATCATGCTTCTCACTTCCATATGGAAGACTCCTGCGATTGTAGCTTTGTCTCAGATCGTCATTTTAGCTTTATTTGGGGGATACGGGGCTTATCGCTTAGAAAAAAGTGGTCTGTCCACTACATGGGTATGGATCGGTGTTTTGCTATTTTCCGCTTACCCTTTGAACGGGATTTTCCCAATCGCGATATGGAAGGACATATTCTTCAGTGGCTTCATCTTCCTTTTCACAATATTGATTTATAATATCGTATCTACCAATGGCCGATGGCTGCACTCTCCTTGGCACTTGATGATATTAGCGATCAATGCATTGGCGATAGCCTTAATGCGGAGTAATGGACTACCGATATTCGCAGTCATGGCCGTCTTATTATTAATTGTTTATCGAGCTTATCTTTTGAGACTTTTTGTTACAGTATTATTCGTCGTCACCTGCTACTTCCTCATTACAGGGCCTTTATTCAATTATATGGAAGTACGCGGTACAGATCCGAATGAGGCATTGAGTATTCCTACTCAGCAGTTCGCTCATATCATTTCAGAAGATGGGGATCTCACCCAGGAGCAAAGGGCTTATCTGGACGATATTTTCCCTTTGGAATTATGGGAAGAAAATTATGATCCTTATATAACAAATCCGATAAAATTTTCCGGAAAATATGATAAGGATGTTATCTTTGATGACTTTGGATATTATCTGAAAACATGGGCCTCAGTCGTTTCTAATAACTTCGGTCTAGCCGTAGAAGCATATTTAGACCAGACGTCAATCATATGGCAGATCAATCAACCTGAAGATGGTTACACAAGTACCTATGCCCGCAATGTTTATTTGTACAATGATTACGACCTGAAAACAGATCCTCTGCATTCAGGTGTGTACAAGGTTGTTAATAGTTATTTAGAAAAAATTAAAACGTATTTATTGGAACCATTATTACGCCCGGCTTTCTATACAGCCATTATCCTTCTTGCCGGCACTGTACTAACAATAAGGAACGGAGCGAAAGCTTTACTCATCATTTTACCTGTACTGCTTAATACAGGTACCATGCTGCTGGCTACACCTGCGCAGGATTTCCGCTACCAATTCGCAAACGTCTTAGTAGCGTTTATAATGGTCGGTGTCATGTTCATTAAATTTGACTCTAATAAGAAGAAGGTCCAACATGAATAA
- the hutP gene encoding hut operon transcriptional regulator HutP: MTQTVKIGKLAMLLASLSEEELLPFASSLEKVEYCQGKAGSMEIQKVIAAVETAAKRNELISEDVYRETHALYHAILESLEGVMRGQLGVGDMMRTVGLRFAVVRGEPYDRPGEGEWIAVAFYGTIGAPVKGLEHETFGLGINHI; this comes from the coding sequence ATGACGCAAACGGTTAAAATCGGAAAACTTGCTATGCTTTTGGCATCACTCTCAGAAGAAGAGTTGCTTCCATTTGCTTCCTCCCTGGAAAAAGTGGAATATTGCCAGGGCAAAGCAGGTTCTATGGAAATACAGAAAGTGATCGCTGCCGTAGAAACAGCAGCAAAGCGGAATGAACTTATTTCAGAAGATGTCTACAGAGAAACCCACGCCTTATATCATGCGATTTTAGAATCCTTAGAGGGTGTGATGAGGGGGCAGTTAGGCGTTGGCGATATGATGAGGACGGTCGGACTCCGGTTCGCTGTCGTCCGCGGGGAACCTTATGATCGCCCTGGAGAAGGCGAGTGGATTGCCGTCGCTTTTTACGGGACGATCGGTGCACCGGTGAAAGGTTTGGAACACGAGACATTTGGACTTGGTATTAATCATATATAA
- a CDS encoding EamA family transporter has translation MNKFTRSIKDNGLGISLMVLAALQTALGQMFWKMSGGEINFYLLLGFFLYSLGAVLMIVSFRFGSLSVLHPLLSIGYVFALFFGSIILQETITESNLIGTFLIIVGAALIGGGDN, from the coding sequence ATGAATAAATTCACCCGGTCGATCAAAGACAACGGTTTAGGCATCTCTCTAATGGTACTGGCTGCTTTGCAAACCGCTCTTGGGCAAATGTTTTGGAAAATGTCCGGCGGAGAGATCAACTTTTATCTCCTGCTCGGCTTCTTCCTTTATTCACTTGGCGCTGTTCTGATGATTGTTTCTTTCCGATTCGGAAGCCTATCCGTGCTCCATCCACTCCTGAGTATCGGTTATGTTTTCGCACTTTTCTTCGGAAGCATCATCCTGCAGGAAACGATTACGGAGAGTAATCTGATAGGAACCTTTCTCATTATCGTAGGAGCTGCATTGATCGGAGGTGGTGACAATTAA